The Chryseobacterium indicum genome includes a window with the following:
- a CDS encoding RebB family R body protein, which translates to MDTKVNQQITDAVTQTNVKVLGEAPAMAMGNLYQSMAHSTGILFQNAVSAQNQQNVLAQAATTQGVMQIYSIDTAADGIGTSKILNSGD; encoded by the coding sequence ATGGATACAAAAGTAAATCAGCAGATCACCGATGCGGTAACTCAGACTAATGTAAAAGTTTTAGGGGAGGCTCCAGCGATGGCAATGGGAAATCTTTATCAGTCTATGGCACATTCTACAGGCATACTTTTTCAGAATGCAGTTAGTGCTCAGAATCAGCAGAACGTCTTGGCTCAGGCTGCTACGACACAGGGCGTGATGCAGATTTACAGCATCGATACCGCTGCAGACGGAATTGGTACTTCAAAAATACTAAATAGCGGCGACTGA